CTTCCAGCTGAAGTAAGGAGCAAGGCATGAACTGGAAAGCCGTCCACCGATGGCTGGGTCTGAGCCTGGGCACCGTGGCCCTGGTGCTGGGCCTGTCCGGTGCCCTGCTGGCCCTGGATCCGGTGCAGGAGGCCTGGCAGGCGCCGACAGCACCGGCCGACCTGCCGGTGGCCACGCTGGTGCAACAGGTGCAGCAGGCCATGCCCGGCGTCGAGGAAATCCGTCGCCTGCCCTCGGGCGCCGTCGCCGCCTTCGGCTTCGACGGCGACCAAGCGCAGGCGCGCTACGTCGATGCAACCAGCGGCCAGCTGCTTGGCAACTACCAGCCCTCCAGCATGCCGCGCTGGGTCAAGAACCTGCACCGCGCGCTGCTGCTGGGCGATGGTGGGCGCTGGGGCGCCGCGGCCACGGCGCTGGCCATGGTCTTGCTGTCGATTTCCGGCCTGGTGCTGCTCGTGCGCCGCATGGGCGGCTGGCGCCATGTGGCAGGCCGGGTGCGCGGCACCCTGGCGCAGCGCCTGCACGTACTGGCGGGCCGGGTGGTGCTGGCCCTGCTGCTGCTGTCCTCGATCACGGCGCTGACCATGAGCGCCTCGACACTCGGCCTGCTCGAACTGGAAGCCGGGCCCGAGCCCGACGTTGTTTCCAGCGCCAGCACGGGGGCCGACCTGGCGCCGGCGCAGCTACCGCTGCTGCGCGACCTCGGCGTCGGCGATCTGCACCGCGTCAACCTCCCCGATGCGGGCGACCCCACCGACACCTGGCAGGTGGCGACCACGCGCGGCCAAGGCTGGATTGACCGCCACAGCGGCGATACCTTGGCCTGGCAGGAGGCGACGTTGGCGCAGCGGCTGGACGACTGGGCCCGCGTGCTGCACACCGGCGAGAGCGCCTGGCCGTGGGCCGTGGTGATGGGCCTCGCGGGCCTCTGCGTGCTGCTGTTCTGGGCGAGCGGCGTGCTGATCTGGTGGCAGGGGCGCCGCAACGCGGTGCACATCGCCGACAACTCCCGCCTGCAGCAGGCCGAGGTGCTGATCTTCGTCGCCAGCGAGGGCGGCAGCACCTGGGGCTTTGCCCAGGCCTTGCATGCCGCGCTGGTACGCGCCGGGCGGCGCGTGCACAGCAGCGCACTGGAGCACTTCCAGATCACGCCCACGGCGCAGCAGGTCTTCATCCTGGCGGCCACGCATGGCGATGGCCAGCCGCCGGCGCATGCGCGTCATGCGCTGGAGCGCATTGCCGCGCAGGGCGGCAGCGGCGTGCCGGTGACGGTGCTGGGTTTTGGCGATCGCCAATACCCGGCGTTCTGCGCCTATGCACAGGCCGTCGAGCAGGCGCTGCGTGCCCAGGGGCATGCGAGCCTACTGCCGCTGGAGCTGATCCACCAGCAGTCGGCGCAGCAGTTCGCCCGCTGGGGCGAGGCACTGGCGCAGGCCCTGGGCCAGCCGCTGGCGATCGATTACCGACCCCGTCTGCCCGCCACCACCGCGCTGACGCTCGTCGAGCGGCGCGACTACCCCGGCCAGGCCGATCGGCCCACGGCCATCCTGCGCTTTGCCTGGCCGCGCCAGCCGTGGTTTGCGCGTCTGCTCGGCTGCGGCCTGGGCCGCTTCGAGGCGGGCGACCTGGTAGGTATCGTGCCACCGGGGAACGCGGTGGCGCGCTATTACTCGCTGGCGTCGGGCAGCGCCGACGGCTTTCTGGAAATCTGCGTGCGCCAGTGGCCCGGCGGCGTGTGCTCGGCGCACCTGCTGGGGCTCAAGCCGGGCGACAGCACGCAGGCCTTCATCCGTGCCAACCCGGGCTTTACCCTCAGCGGTCGACCGCCGAGCGTGCTGCTGATCGGCGCTGGCACCGGCGTGGCACCGCTGGCAGGCTTCATTCGGCGCAACGACGAGCGCACGCCGATGCACCTGTACTTCGGCGCGCGCGACCCGGCCACCGACTACTACTTCGGCTCCGAGATCGCGCGCTGGCAGGCCGAGCAGCGCGTGGCCAGCGTCAACACCATCTTCTCGCGCGTGCCCGGCGGCGGCTACGTGCAGGAAATCCTGCAACGCGACGCCGAACGCCTGCGCAAATTGCTGGCCGCCGGCGCCGCGGTGCGCGTGTGCGGCAGCCGCCCCATGGCCCAGGGCGTGGGCGAGGTGCTCGATGCGCTGCTGGCGCCGCTGGGCCTTGACGTGAACGCACTGAAGGCCAAGGGGCGCTATGCCGAAGACCTGTTCTGAGCCCTTGCACCGGCTGCAACTGCACGGGCCGACCATGGCCACGCGCTGGGCCGTGAGCTGCGATGTGCCGCCTGTGCTGGACACGAACGCGCTGTGCCAGGCGCTGGCCGAAGCGGTCGAACAAGTCGATGCCCAGATGTCGCCCTGGCAGCCGGAAAGCGCACTGAATCAGCTCAACCGTGCGCCGGTAGGCGATTGGCTGGCACTGCCGGCGCAGATCCTTGAGGTGCTGGCCCGCGCGCTCGAAGTCTGCCGCCTGAGCGACGGAGCGTTTGATCCCGCCGTCGGCGCACTGGTCGATGCCTGGGGCTTTGGCGCGGCATGCGACACGCCGGACGCCGAGGCCATCCGCGCCGCGCGCAATGCCAAACGCCTGCCGACACCGCAAGCCCTTGAGCTGGACTTGGCCGCCGGCCTGGCGCGCAAGCACTCGCCACTGCAGCTCGATTTGTGCGGCATCGCCAAAGGCTATGCCGTGGATCGTATGTGTGCCGTGCTCACCGGACACGGCGTGTGCCACGCCCTGGTCGCACTGGACGGCGAGCTGCGCGCCATCGGCCCCCAGGCCAGCGGCGCGCCCTGGGCGGTGGCGCTGGAGAGCCCGCGTGCAGGCCTGCGCGCCGCGCACGGGGTGATCGAGCTGCAGGACCTGGCCGTGGCCACGTCGGGCGATTACCGGCACTTCGTCCAGGTGGGCCAGGCACGCCTGGCGCACAGCATGGACGGGCGCAGCGGCAAGCCGGTGAACAACGGCGTCGCCAGCGTCACCGTGCTGGCGCCCCGTTGCATGGACGCCGACGCCTGGGCCACCGCCTTGCTGGTGGCGGGCTCGGGCCAGGGCCTGGCCTTGGCGCATCGGCACGGCCTGGATGCCTTGTGGCTGCTGCGCCGGGGCGAGGCGCTGGTCGAGTTGGGCTCGGGCCGCTTCGCCGCTGCCGCATCGGCGGGTACGGCATGAACGGCGGGTGAAGAGGCTGTTCAGCACCGGTTCACCCACACCCGCGCAGACTGCAGCCACAGTCGATCGTGACTGCATTGCAACTCAAGGAGAACGTCATGCAAGTCGCCACCACCATCGCCTCCATCGGCATCGCCGCGGCCCTGCTGGGCAACACCGCCCTGGCCGGCGATCATTCCGATCGCACGCAGCGCCACGCCAGCCGCGCCGAGCGCATCGAAGCGCTGAACGCACCCTGGCAGGCCATTCCCAACTCGGCCGAGGCAGGCTCGCCCGGACATGGTTGGCAGTATTTCTTCAACCCGCAGGCAGCGCGCGCCGTCGTCATCAGCCCTGATGGCCATTACTACTTGAGCCGCGGCAAGGGGCTGCGCTGGATCGCCGCAGCCCAACCAGCGGCGGAAACGGCAACGGCGCCCTGGCAGGCCATCGCCAACCAGGCCCAGGCCGGCATGCCCGGGTTTGGCTGGCAGTACTTCTTCGACTCGATCGCACCCCGTGCGGTGGTGATCAGTCCCGACGGCCACTACTACCTCAGCCAGGGCGATGGGCTGCGTTGGGTGGCTATGGCGCAGCAGCCAACCGGTCGCGACGCATCCATCGGCTGACAAACGGTGCTGCAAGCAGGGGCAGCAAGAATCCATCAGCTGCTTTTTCAGAACCGGAACGAGGGTTGGCATCGTGGCAGCCTCGCCTGCAAAAGCGCGGGCTGCCACGTTCACGCCCGCATCCACATTGAGAGCCTCATGTCCAGAACCACTGAACGCTACCATCCAACGCTCATCACACTGCACTGGCTGACGCTGCTGCTGATGGTCGGTGTCTATGCCTTGATCGAGCTGCACGATGGCCTGCCCAAGGGCAGTGCCGAGCGGGCGCTGGCCAAGAGCTGGCATGAAAGCCTGGGCATCCTGGTTTTCGCAGTCGTCGTATTGGTTCGGCTGCCGCTGCGGTGGATGCTGGGTCAACCCAGTGAGCTTGCCGGTACGCCCGCGTGGCAGTCCCGCTTGGCCCATGTCATGCACTGGGCGCTTTACGGCCTGCTCATCGCGGCGCCCGTTCTCGGCTATCTGAGCCTGAACGCCAAGGGCGCGCCCGTGTCCTTGTTCGGACTCGAACTGCCTGGGCTGATGGCGCCTGACAAGGCGCTTGCAGGCGGCCTCAAAGAAGTCCACGAGGCAATCGGCACACTCGGGTACTGGCTGATCGGCCTACACGCTGCAGCGGCGCTGGTGCATCACTACCTGATGCACGACACGACGCTGGCACGCATGGGCCTGGGGCGGGCTCGACTTGACCCAAACTCCAGAGACAGCCGCTGACCGGCTGCCGCAAAACCCTTGCCAGCTCCGGATCTGGACGCCGGCCGGAACACCGGCAGATCGGCTCAAGACGCCGCGAACTTATTCCACAGCACGATGAAACAAGCCATAAACAAACGCCGCCAAATCCCCCTGTCCATGCCAGACCCGGACCCGGCGGCCTGCTCGCTGGACATGCGCATGGCCGTTTGCCGCAAAGTCCCTCTTTTTGCCGATCTCGACGACGGGCAACTGGCGCAGGTCAACCGGCATTGCCAGGCCCAGAACTTCGCGGCCGGGGAGCCCGTCTACCTGGAAGGCGATGCCGCGACGCACATTTACGTGGTGGCGATCGGCGCCGTCAAGACCACGCGGCTGGCGGCCGATGGGCGCCAGTCGCTGATTGACTTGCTCACCCCAGGCGATTTCTTTGGCGCGCTGCCGGCGCTGGGCCAGCAGTTCTACGCCGACAGCGCCACCGCCTTGACGCCGGCCTGCCTGCTGGGCCTGGATGCGCCTGAGTACGACGCCATCCTGCAAGAAATTCCGCAAGTCGCTGTGGCCACGCTCAAGGGCGTGGCGCACCGGCTGACGCAGTCGCAGCACGCCATTCACATGCTGGCCGGGGCGCCGCTGGAGCAGCGCCTGGCAGCCTTGCTGCTGGTTCTTGCCGACAAGGTCGGCAAGCCCTGGAACGAGGCCATGCTGCTGGACGTGCCGCTGGCGCGCGAGGACCTGGCCGCCATGGCCGGCGCGGCCACCGAATCGGTCAGCCGCTTGTTCAGCCAGTGGCAGCGCGAGGGCTGGATCGACGCCGGCCGGCGCTGGGTCGCCATCGTCGATGCGGCGCGCTTGGAGCAAGTGCGCGACGGCATGGTTTGAGTCAGCGCCAAAGTCGGCTGCTGTTGATTGACGTTTCTCATGGAGCAATACGGCGGGCCTGCCTACAGTGAAGGCATCCCTCAACCAGACCGTCATACAAGGAAAAAACCATGACCAACACCAACACCCGCACCACCTTGCGCGCCGAGGGTTTT
This portion of the Comamonas flocculans genome encodes:
- a CDS encoding PepSY domain-containing protein, with the translated sequence MNWKAVHRWLGLSLGTVALVLGLSGALLALDPVQEAWQAPTAPADLPVATLVQQVQQAMPGVEEIRRLPSGAVAAFGFDGDQAQARYVDATSGQLLGNYQPSSMPRWVKNLHRALLLGDGGRWGAAATALAMVLLSISGLVLLVRRMGGWRHVAGRVRGTLAQRLHVLAGRVVLALLLLSSITALTMSASTLGLLELEAGPEPDVVSSASTGADLAPAQLPLLRDLGVGDLHRVNLPDAGDPTDTWQVATTRGQGWIDRHSGDTLAWQEATLAQRLDDWARVLHTGESAWPWAVVMGLAGLCVLLFWASGVLIWWQGRRNAVHIADNSRLQQAEVLIFVASEGGSTWGFAQALHAALVRAGRRVHSSALEHFQITPTAQQVFILAATHGDGQPPAHARHALERIAAQGGSGVPVTVLGFGDRQYPAFCAYAQAVEQALRAQGHASLLPLELIHQQSAQQFARWGEALAQALGQPLAIDYRPRLPATTALTLVERRDYPGQADRPTAILRFAWPRQPWFARLLGCGLGRFEAGDLVGIVPPGNAVARYYSLASGSADGFLEICVRQWPGGVCSAHLLGLKPGDSTQAFIRANPGFTLSGRPPSVLLIGAGTGVAPLAGFIRRNDERTPMHLYFGARDPATDYYFGSEIARWQAEQRVASVNTIFSRVPGGGYVQEILQRDAERLRKLLAAGAAVRVCGSRPMAQGVGEVLDALLAPLGLDVNALKAKGRYAEDLF
- a CDS encoding FAD:protein FMN transferase, with translation MPKTCSEPLHRLQLHGPTMATRWAVSCDVPPVLDTNALCQALAEAVEQVDAQMSPWQPESALNQLNRAPVGDWLALPAQILEVLARALEVCRLSDGAFDPAVGALVDAWGFGAACDTPDAEAIRAARNAKRLPTPQALELDLAAGLARKHSPLQLDLCGIAKGYAVDRMCAVLTGHGVCHALVALDGELRAIGPQASGAPWAVALESPRAGLRAAHGVIELQDLAVATSGDYRHFVQVGQARLAHSMDGRSGKPVNNGVASVTVLAPRCMDADAWATALLVAGSGQGLALAHRHGLDALWLLRRGEALVELGSGRFAAAASAGTA
- a CDS encoding cytochrome b — protein: MSRTTERYHPTLITLHWLTLLLMVGVYALIELHDGLPKGSAERALAKSWHESLGILVFAVVVLVRLPLRWMLGQPSELAGTPAWQSRLAHVMHWALYGLLIAAPVLGYLSLNAKGAPVSLFGLELPGLMAPDKALAGGLKEVHEAIGTLGYWLIGLHAAAALVHHYLMHDTTLARMGLGRARLDPNSRDSR
- a CDS encoding Crp/Fnr family transcriptional regulator codes for the protein MPDPDPAACSLDMRMAVCRKVPLFADLDDGQLAQVNRHCQAQNFAAGEPVYLEGDAATHIYVVAIGAVKTTRLAADGRQSLIDLLTPGDFFGALPALGQQFYADSATALTPACLLGLDAPEYDAILQEIPQVAVATLKGVAHRLTQSQHAIHMLAGAPLEQRLAALLLVLADKVGKPWNEAMLLDVPLAREDLAAMAGAATESVSRLFSQWQREGWIDAGRRWVAIVDAARLEQVRDGMV